The region ACCACGTGACGATCGCGTCGCCCAAGATGGTCGAGGACATCGAGTTCTACAAGACGCTCGGCCAGCGCCACACGGCGATCATGCATGTGGAGCCCGGCTTCAACGTGTTCGCGACGATGACGTGCAACGGCATCCGGCCGACGCACGACCTCGGCATGGTGCCGGACTTCTCGGGCGCGACCGGGCGCGTCAACCACATCGCCTTCCGCGTCGACCAGCGCTCCGACGTCGAGCGCGCCGCCGAGGCGTTCCTGGCCGCCGACACGCCGATCGAGTTCGGCCCCGGGATCCACGGCATCGACGAGATCACCTACCTGTACGTGCGCGAGCCCGGCGGCATGCGCATCGAGATCAACGCGGGTGGGTGGGTCAACGCCGAGCCGGACTTCGAGCGCAAGGACTGGCACGTCAAGCAGGGCGGCACGACGGTGTGGCAGAACCTCGAGATGCCGCAGTCGATGATGGAGTGCTGGCCCGAGGTCCACGGCGAGCAGGCCGAAGTGGGCCGCGAGGGCTTCGAGTCGACCGACCTGTTCGTCCCCGGCAGCTAGCGTCTCGCCATGGCTGACATCCAGAAGGCCCTTGTCGTCGGCGGCGGCGTCGGCGGCCTGACCGCGGCGATCGCGTTGCGGGGCATCGGCGTCGACGTCGACCTCGTCGAGAAGAACCCGCGCTGGGACGTCTACGGCGTGGGCATCATCCAGCCGCCCAACGCGCTGCGCGCGCTCGACGCGCTCGGGCTCGCGGAGCCGTGCGTCGCGGCCGGCCATCCGATCCTGGGTGGGCGCAACCACCTCGCCGACGGGACGGTCGTCGCCAACGACGACTACCCGTCGGTCGACCCGCGCTTCCCGCCCATGAACGGGCTGACGCGGCCCGCGCTGCACGAGATCCTGAAGGCGCGGCTGCGGGACGAGGGCGTTGCGGTGCGCGTCGGAGAGGTCGTGAGCCAGCTGACGCAGCGGGCCGACGGCGTCACGGTGGCGTTCAGCGATGGCACGACCGAGGACTACGACCTCGTCATCGGGGCGGACGGCCTGTACTCGCAGATCCGCACGATGCTGTTCGGCGACGAGCTGCGCCCGCGCTACACCGGTCAGACCGCCTGGCGTTACAACCTGCCGCGGATCGACGACCTGGACCGCATCCACGTCTACATCGGCGGGGCAGGCGGGACCGCGGGGCTGGTCCCGCTGTCGGACTCGTTGATGTACGTCTTGTACATCACCAAGTGGCCGCAGGACCGGCTGAAGATCCCGGCGGAGGAGCTGCCCGCGCTGATGCGGCAGCGCTTGGAGATCTTCGGCGGGGAGATCGCCGAGATCCGCGACCAGATCACCGACCCGGAGGGCGTCGTCTTCCGGCCTGTCGACAACATCCTGGTGCCGCGCCCGTGGTACCGCGGCCGGGTGCTGCTGATCGGCGACGCCGCGCACGGCACGTCGCCGCACGCCGGGCAGGGCGCGGCGCAGGCTGTCGAGGACGCCCTCGTCCTGACGCAGGAGCTCGAGGGCGGCGGCGGGATCGACGCGGTCCTGGAGCGCTTCATGGAGCGGCGCTTCGAGCGCTGCAAGGCGGTCGTCGAGCTGTCGGCGTCGATCGGCGCGTGGGAGCAGAACCCCGACCCGTCGATCGACCCCAACGACATCCGGCACGAGCTCATCGCGCTCTGCGCTCAGCCGGTCTGAGCGGCTCGCTCGCCGGCGCCTACCACGGCGCCGGCGACCGTCCGGCCGGCGTCAGCGTCAGCTCGTGGGTGCGCCCCGCGCGCCGGCGGGGGTCGCCAGCACCGACACCGCGTTGACCATCGGGTCGATCGGACCGTTCTCGGTTGTGGCGGCATCGAGGGCTGCGCGCAGTTCGGTCGGCGATCGACCCGCCCAGGTTCCGCGCTCCGACGACGACGGCATGCGACATGTGCCTCTCCCTTGACTAGAATACCAATTCGTGTTCTAGTCGTCGTATGACGCTGGTCACGTCGCCTCCAAGGACGATCGCGCCGCCGGTCACGGCCCGCCGCTCGTCGTCTGCGCTCGTCGTCGCCGACGAGGAGTCCTGCGATCGCGCGCTCGCCGTCTTGGGCGAGGCGCTCGAGCTCACCAGCGCCCGGGTCGTGATCGCCACGATGCCGATGGCCGTGCCCGCGATGGTGTCGGCCTTCGCGCCGCTCTCCGGCATGACGACGCACGAGCGCCTCGTCGCCGAGTCGCTGGAGCGTGCCGATCTCGCCGCGCGGGCCGCGGCGCTCAGCCTGCCCGCGGCCTGCGTCACCTACCGGACCCTGCGTCGCTGGTCGCAGGTGACCGACCTGCTCGAGGACGCGTGGCACGACGTCGTGGTCCTCGGCTGCGTGCCGCGGCGGCGACCGCTGCGCCGCATCGTCGCGGTCAGCGGGGCCTCCGAGACCGCACTGCTCTTCGCACGACCCGCCGCGACGTGGCGCTGATCCCGGACGAAGTGGAGCTGGTCTCGGCGGCGAGCGCCGGCGACGTGCTGGCCGACCTCGGCGTCGTCGCGCCCGGCACGCCGGTCAGGGCACGGGCGCTGTCGGGCGGGATCTCCAACGTCGTGCTGGCAGTCTCCTGGGACGGGGGCCGCGCGGTCCTCAAGCAGTCGCTGCCGAAGCTGCGCGTCGCCACCGAGTGGACGTTCGACCGCGGGCGGATCCGCAACGAGCGCCGCTGCATGGAGCTGCTCGGCCAGCTGCTGCCGCCGGACTCCGTGCCGTCGGTGCTCGGCCATGACGACGAGCGGTTCCTGTTCCTGATGTCGCACGCGCCCGGCGGCGGGGCCAACTGGAAGGACGAGCTGCTGGCCGGGCACGTCGACCTGCAGACGGCGGCCCGGGCCGGAGCGCTGCTCGGCACGATCCACGCGCGGACCGCCGGCGACGCGGAGGTCGCCGAGCGGTTCGCCGACCAGACGCCGCTGCTGCAGGGCCGGGTCGATCCCTACCACCGCACCGCGGCCGCGCGGAACCCGGATCTCGCCGACGCGGTGCTCGGCGAGGTCGATCGCCTGCTGGGCACCCGCCGCGCGCTGGTCCTGGGCGACTGGTCCCCCAAGAACCTGCTCGCCTACCCCGACCGCGTGCTCGCCCTCGACTTCGAGGTCGCGCACTGGGGCGACCCGGCCTTCGACGTCGCGTTCCTGCTCACGCACCTCGTCCTCAAGGGTGTGCGCCGGCCGCAGGACCGCCTGGTCCTGCGCGCGGCGGCGGGTGCCTTCGTCGATGCCTACATGTCGGAGGCGGGCGCCGTGGCGCCGGGCGACGCAGACGTCGTCGCCGAGCTGGGGTGCCTGCTGCTGGCACGCGTCGACGGCAAGTCGCCGGCCGAGTACCTCGCGGGCGAGATCACCACCGGCCGGGTGCGCGTCATGGCCCGCGACCTCCTGCTCGGCCGAGGACGACACCTGGATCCTGTCCTCGACCACCTCTTCTCATGACCACCACCATCACATCTCTGCACGCCCGCGAGGTCCTCGACTCGCGCGGCCGACCCACCGTCGAAGTCGACCTGATGCTGTCGGACGCGACGAGGTCGCGGGCCAGCGTCCCGTCCGGTGCCTCCACCGGCCGCCACGAGGCGGTCGAGCGCCGCGACGGCGACCCGGATCGCTACCGCGGCCGCGGTGTCCTGGATGCCGTCGCCTCCGTCAACGGCGAGATCGCCGCCGCGCTCGCCGGGGCCGAGCCGGACCTCGCCTCCGTGGACGCGCGCCTGATCGACCTCGACGGGACCCCCGACAAGTCGCGGCTGGGCGCCAACGCGATCCTCGCGGTGTCCCTCGCCACGGCGCGGGCCGAGGCGGCGCAGGCCGGCGTCCCGCTCTGGCGCCACCTCGCGGGCGCGGCCGAGCCGGTGCTCCCGATGCCGATGGTGAACATCATCAGCGGCGGCCTGCACGCCGGGCGCCAGCTCGACTTCCAGGACTTCCTGATCATGCCGGTCGGCGCCGGCAGCTACCGCGAGGCGCTGCGCTGGATCGTCGAGGTGTACGAGTCGACCGCCGACGTCCTGCGCGAGCGCGGGCTGACGGCGCTCAAGGCCGACGAGGGCGGGTTCGGCCCGCCGCTGGCGTCGCACGCCGCGGCGCTGGAGCTGCTCGACACCGCGGTGCAGCGCGCGGGCCTGCGGCTCGGCGACGACGTGGCCTACGCGCTCGACATCGCCGCCACGCACTTCTATGACGCGAGCACCGGCCGCTACGTGCTGGCCTCCGAGGACCGGACGTGCACGCCCGACGAGCTCGCCGCGCTGATCGGCGACCTCGCCGCCCGCCATCCGATCCTCTCGGTCGAGGACGCGCTGGCCGAGGACGACTGGGACGGCTGGACCGCGTTGACCGAGGCGCTCGGCCCGCGGATGCAGGTCGTCGGCGACGACTTCTTCACCACCAACATCGAGCGGCTCGAGCGCGGGATCGAGACCGGCGCGGCCAACGCGGTGCTGGTCAAGATGAACCAGATCGGCACGATCACCGAGACGCTGGCGGTCGTCGAGCGCGCCAAGCGGGCGGGCTACCGCACGGTGATCTCCGCGCGGTCGGGGGAGACCGAGGACCCGGGGCTCGCCGACCTCGCCGTCGGCACGGCCGGCGGCCAGATCAAGGTCGGCTCGGTCGCGCAGTCCGAGCGCCTGGCCAAGTACAACCAGCTGCTGCGGATCGAGGAGGCGCTCGGCGGCGACGACGCGCCCTACGCAGGCCGCGAGGCGCTGGCGCTGGAGACGGTGGCATGAAGGTCCTGATCACCGACATCACGTGGGCCGACACCGCGATCGAGGACGAGGTGTTCGCGCGCGTCGGCGCCGAGACGGTCCTGGCCAAGACCGGTGAGGAAGACGAGCTGGTGGAGCTCGTGCGCGACGCCGACGCGATCCTCACCTGCTTCGCGCACGTCACCCCGCGCGTCATCGCCGCGAGCAACCGCCTGCGCGTCATCGGCCGCTATGGCGTCGGGACCGACAACATCGCCGTCGAGGCAGCGACGCGACGAGGGCTGCCGGTGACCAACGTCCCCGTCTACTGCACCGACGAGGTCGCCGAGCACGTGCTGGGCATGCTGCTCGCGCTCGTTCGCGGCTTCGCGCTCTACGACCGCGCGGTCCGCGTCGGCGACTGGTCGCTCGGCGTCGGCCTGCCGACCCGGCGCGTCGCCGGCTCGACGCTGGGCGTCGTCGGTTTTGGCGCGATCGGTCAGACGGTCGCCCGCAAGGCCCAGGGGCTCGACATGGAGGTCATCGCCCACGACGCC is a window of Conexibacter woesei Iso977N DNA encoding:
- the eno gene encoding phosphopyruvate hydratase — its product is MTTTITSLHAREVLDSRGRPTVEVDLMLSDATRSRASVPSGASTGRHEAVERRDGDPDRYRGRGVLDAVASVNGEIAAALAGAEPDLASVDARLIDLDGTPDKSRLGANAILAVSLATARAEAAQAGVPLWRHLAGAAEPVLPMPMVNIISGGLHAGRQLDFQDFLIMPVGAGSYREALRWIVEVYESTADVLRERGLTALKADEGGFGPPLASHAAALELLDTAVQRAGLRLGDDVAYALDIAATHFYDASTGRYVLASEDRTCTPDELAALIGDLAARHPILSVEDALAEDDWDGWTALTEALGPRMQVVGDDFFTTNIERLERGIETGAANAVLVKMNQIGTITETLAVVERAKRAGYRTVISARSGETEDPGLADLAVGTAGGQIKVGSVAQSERLAKYNQLLRIEEALGGDDAPYAGREALALETVA
- a CDS encoding VOC family protein, which produces MSEVLLSQLAYAELISPKPEETVKWMVDVLGLEETHREGQSVYLRGWAEWLHSSLIVTEGAEPALGATGWRAYGPGDPEIVAKRVEAAGTGVGWVAERPGRGAAYQYRAPYGQHLHEVFWEVERYQAPPEKVDHGLLNRPQKNPGRGAQARYIDHVTIASPKMVEDIEFYKTLGQRHTAIMHVEPGFNVFATMTCNGIRPTHDLGMVPDFSGATGRVNHIAFRVDQRSDVERAAEAFLAADTPIEFGPGIHGIDEITYLYVREPGGMRIEINAGGWVNAEPDFERKDWHVKQGGTTVWQNLEMPQSMMECWPEVHGEQAEVGREGFESTDLFVPGS
- a CDS encoding C-terminal binding protein — its product is MKVLITDITWADTAIEDEVFARVGAETVLAKTGEEDELVELVRDADAILTCFAHVTPRVIAASNRLRVIGRYGVGTDNIAVEAATRRGLPVTNVPVYCTDEVAEHVLGMLLALVRGFALYDRAVRVGDWSLGVGLPTRRVAGSTLGVVGFGAIGQTVARKAQGLDMEVIAHDADEVRVRAAGVEPVALGELARRADAVSVHVPLLDGTRHLVDAEFLKAMKPTAYLLNAARGAIVDLDALAQALADGTIAGAGIDVFEPERLPADHPLLAQDRLLATPHTAFYSEESMRDLARQAAENVAAVLAGEQPAAVVNRDALASVG
- a CDS encoding FAD-dependent monooxygenase; this translates as MADIQKALVVGGGVGGLTAAIALRGIGVDVDLVEKNPRWDVYGVGIIQPPNALRALDALGLAEPCVAAGHPILGGRNHLADGTVVANDDYPSVDPRFPPMNGLTRPALHEILKARLRDEGVAVRVGEVVSQLTQRADGVTVAFSDGTTEDYDLVIGADGLYSQIRTMLFGDELRPRYTGQTAWRYNLPRIDDLDRIHVYIGGAGGTAGLVPLSDSLMYVLYITKWPQDRLKIPAEELPALMRQRLEIFGGEIAEIRDQITDPEGVVFRPVDNILVPRPWYRGRVLLIGDAAHGTSPHAGQGAAQAVEDALVLTQELEGGGGIDAVLERFMERRFERCKAVVELSASIGAWEQNPDPSIDPNDIRHELIALCAQPV
- a CDS encoding phosphotransferase family protein; the protein is MALIPDEVELVSAASAGDVLADLGVVAPGTPVRARALSGGISNVVLAVSWDGGRAVLKQSLPKLRVATEWTFDRGRIRNERRCMELLGQLLPPDSVPSVLGHDDERFLFLMSHAPGGGANWKDELLAGHVDLQTAARAGALLGTIHARTAGDAEVAERFADQTPLLQGRVDPYHRTAAARNPDLADAVLGEVDRLLGTRRALVLGDWSPKNLLAYPDRVLALDFEVAHWGDPAFDVAFLLTHLVLKGVRRPQDRLVLRAAAGAFVDAYMSEAGAVAPGDADVVAELGCLLLARVDGKSPAEYLAGEITTGRVRVMARDLLLGRGRHLDPVLDHLFS